The genomic window cctctcctctcctctcctctcctctcctctcctttctcatttccctCTTCTCATCCCGCATAGCTGACcacctctctcctctctcccgCAGACGATCTCTCCCCTGCTCCGCTCAGGCGGCAGAAGTACTTCTTTGACGTCTCCACGCTCTCTGACAAggaggagctggtgggggcCGAGCTGCGGCTCTTCCGCCGCCCCCCCGCCGGCCGCCCGCCAccctccgccgccgcccccctgctgcagctcttcccgTGCCTCTCCCCGCGCCCGCTGCACTCCCGCAGCGTGGAcccgcgggcggcggcggcggcgggctGGGAAGTGTTCGACGTGCGGCAGGGCTTGAGAACGGGCCGTCCTTGGAAGCGGCTGTGCCTGGAGCTCCGCGCCTCGGCCGCCCGCGGGCCGCCCCCCCGCCGCTGGTTGGACCTGCGGGGCCTGGGCTTCGGGCGGCGGCCGCGGGCGCCGCAGGAGCGGGCGCTGCTGGTGGTGTTCACCCGGGCGCGGCGGCGCAGCCTGCTCGGGGAGCTCCGGGCCGAGCTGGGCGCGCCCGCGCCGTCCCCCCGCCTCCCGCCCGCCCGGCGCCAGCGCCGCACCGCCTTCGCCAGCCGGCACGGCAAGAGGCACGGCAAGAAGGCTCGGCTGCGCTGCAGCAGGAAGCCGCTGCACGTCAATTTcaaggagctgggctgggacgACTGGATCATCGCCCCGCTGGATTACGAGGCCTACCACTGCGAGGGGGTGTGCGACTTCCCGCTGCGCTCCCACCTGGAGCCCACCAACCACGCCATCATCCAGACCCTCATGAACTCCATGGACCCCGGCTCCACGCCGCCCAGCTGCTGCGTGCCCACCAAGCTGACCCCCATCAGCATCCTCTACATCGACGCGGGCAACAACGTGGTGTACAAGCAGTACGAGGACATGGTGGTGGAGTCGTGCGGCTGCAGGTAGCCGCCGGCCGCCCCTGTTCGGGGGCTGCGCGTTGGAGGAGCCGCTCCGGCGGCGGACGGAGACCGGGGGCGGCCCGGGGCGGGGAGAGGCGGGCGGGGAAGAAGGGCCCGGCGGGCGTCAGCCGAGCCGCGCCTCCGCCCCGGGGCTCTGAGCGCTCCGGCCGCCCTTCCGACGGGGTGAAATACGGCGAGAAACGGGCGGAGAGGGAGAGGGGCAGAGCAAAGGGCTGCTCTGTTCCTGCCCGCTCTCTTTCG from Coturnix japonica isolate 7356 chromosome 2 unlocalized genomic scaffold, Coturnix japonica 2.1 chr2random2066, whole genome shotgun sequence includes these protein-coding regions:
- the GDF6 gene encoding growth/differentiation factor 6 — translated: LTTSLLSPADDLSPAPLRRQKYFFDVSTLSDKEELVGAELRLFRRPPAGRPPPSAAAPLLQLFPCLSPRPLHSRSVDPRAAAAAGWEVFDVRQGLRTGRPWKRLCLELRASAARGPPPRRWLDLRGLGFGRRPRAPQERALLVVFTRARRRSLLGELRAELGAPAPSPRLPPARRQRRTAFASRHGKRHGKKARLRCSRKPLHVNFKELGWDDWIIAPLDYEAYHCEGVCDFPLRSHLEPTNHAIIQTLMNSMDPGSTPPSCCVPTKLTPISILYIDAGNNVVYKQYEDMVVESCGCR